From the genome of Arvicola amphibius chromosome 9, mArvAmp1.2, whole genome shotgun sequence:
TGACCCTACTAACCAACCCATCACAGGAAAACTCCTGGGGACCCGAGTGGCTGCATCAGACACTCAGAAAATGAAAGCCAGGTTGGATCCGAAACACCCTTAATTTGGCTTTAAAGCCAAgctttttcatgtgttttcttctctgcccatcacttttaaagaaacttttctggGACAGCTTGCACTGAGAACTGTTGTTTAAGTTCAGGTTTGGCACCACAGCAAGTCTGGGTTCGTGGTGATGCAGAGACGGCCTACAAGGTGGGTCCAAAAGGTCCCCTCACCTTCTCCTGGAGATACACAAAGCCCAAAGAAACGGGTCTGTGCTCAGGGCACAGGGGGCTTCAGAGGATCCTTATGAAGACGAGTTAAAAATGGCAAGTGGGACAGGTGCAGGCGAGAAGGGCCGCGTGACCAGCTTTCTGTCCTGCACCACTGATTTGACGGAAGACGAAGGACAGGGTGGGCCggtggggaggaaaaggcagacagCTAATGCGTTTCATTTAACAACTACTATAAATCAAAGGCTTAAAGGAGATTAAAGACCAATCAGAATAATTTGGCAACTTTAATTCTTAGGAAGATCAAAGTTCCCTCCAAACCTAATTTGATGTTTTATTACTAAAAGCGAAGACCAGGATGGTACAGTGTTACTCCAGAGGAATTGGGGAAGAGCCTCAGGGCTATTTCACTCACATTCATTTGAAGAATGGATGCCTCCCTACCTCAAAATGCTCTAGGGAGGGACTGCTACCCTTACATGGTTCCTTATTAAATTTGAAAAGTGCCTCAAAGTTTGGACACCAGAAAGACACCCCCAAAAACATGTGTCTAAACTGCAACTTGAGGTTAATATGACTAAAGCAGTTACATTGTGAGAAGTGCTGAAGGTACGTGATGTCTTTCCCGGCACAGGCGTGGCCACGGTTCTTCACCAAATGGTGTAGCCACCATCTGAGCCACCCATGAAGAAGTTTCCCTTGCGCTGAGTCACAAGGACGTTGGCTCCCTGCATGACTGCAAGCTGAGCAGCGTTAGGAGGGCATCCAGGGGGTGGAGGCTAGAAGGAAAGGACAAGGACAGTGGGCAAGGAGGAGGAGCACACGGGAAGCAGATGCCTCAAAAAGGTAGCAGGGAGCCAACCAGTAACTTTCTtttgcagggggtggggtgggctaacccagggtctcactatgtaaccctgacttgCCTgcttcttgctatgtagcccaggctgacccctacctcagcctcccactgtgggattataggcatgtgccacacacCAGGCAACCACCATTTAAAGGAGCTAATTCTGACAGCTTGAGTTCTACAGCAAGTCACCATCTGAATCCAAACAGACAGGAAGGGAGCCTGTCACTCATCAGTGTTCCCACCCTAAGATGCAGCCTGTCCCCAGGAGAACCACTGCATGCCACAGTtccaaaacagcaaaaacagcCCACGGGGTCTCTTGTGGGCCGTGCGTGCATTTGTTCATGGAGCAGGAGAGCACTCTATATCcaagcaaatgctctaccactgggtTGCACCTCAGCAATTCCAGACTTGTAACACAGCACTGTAACACTTAAGAGCCACTGACGACACCGCTCCACTTCACTCTAGAATGTGGCTCCTGAGAAGATGGCCTTTGCTAGAACCAGGTGGGCTACCAACCCCAAATACTAGCACACTGAGCAGGAGGAACTGGTAACTAACACCTACTTACTAGGGATTATGCATTCTACTTTTTTAATCACCTGGGTTCCTGGTACCTTTCATCCTTGTGGTAGATATTAAGAGTGTATGGACTTAATAAGGAGTGTTCACTGTGCCCACACCAATGAAAAAGAAGCTagcaggcttttgtttttgttttgttttttgagacaggatttctctgtgtaatagtcctggctgtcctgaaactccctctgtagaccagactggcctcaaattcacagagatccacctgcctctgcctcccgaatactgggattaaaggagtgtgccaccactgcccacctagCTAGCAGTATCTTACTAAGGCAAGAAAATTTTGATTAATTTCAAAACCAAAGGATGTGTCACATTTCTGCCAATGAGACAGCAGCTGTTGTGCCAACCCTGACCATTACTGTCCACAGATGGTGGGAGAAGGAATATCGCTTCCAGTTAGCCCATACTCACAGGAATGTTGCCAGCGGTAGCGCCAGTGCCAAATCTGGCACCTGCATCATACCCTCCTTCTACCAGCACTGCTGAGCCAGGTGGATAGATGGGACCGACTGGATAGTAAGCCATGGGGATTGTGGAGCCTAAAGGCCCAACAGCCACAGACTGGGCCATAGGCAGATACAGTGAGGCGCCAGGAAACGCAGCTGACATGGTGGGGACTGTGGCAGCCCCTGGATGAACAAAGCTTGGACGATAGAGCTAAAAgaacagaagagagggcagaatgTTACTCTGTGACATCCCTATTTGAACTGTCTTTATCAAGTCTTAGTGGTACCTTCAATGtagtagaggatgaccttgaactcctgatcctccttccttcACCTTGACTGGTGGAATTACAAGCCCTAGCCACCAAACCCAGttcacacagtgctggggatcaaatctaaGCTtagtgcatgctaagcaagctctcCACCAAatcagctacatccccagctccttggttggttttggagacagggctcgGTTATATAGCCCAAGACAGCCCTGAAatcagaatcctcctgcctcagcctcccaagtgctggactacCAGCCTCAACCACCATGCACGGCTCCTAAGTCCATTCTCAGTTCTTTGTGTGTACAGATCACTGCGTTAGAGTCACTGGCACACAATAACACAACAGTCTCCTGGGTCACCTACTGTTCAAGGGTCCCAACCTCACCTTAACGTCAGCATGTGTCAAATAACATAATCAAACAGCACAATTTCAATGGTAATCACCATCCTTCTGTCTGTGAAGTCACACTTAAAGACTGAACGAGGGGCCCATGGGTGTCCTCAACTAGTTCAAAGTTAGCAAGCTGCAGTACCTCTGAGTACGCAGGCGGAGCGTCTGTGTAGGGTGGAGCCTGAGGAAGGTGTAAGGTCTGAGGGTATACTGGATTCCCAGGAGGTTGCACAGGGTAGGTAGGCTGTGTTGGATATTGACCTGGAacacaaaagggggaggtgctgtctGTCAAACTGGGGGGATGGcagacaggagagatggcccacTGGTTAAGAAAAagtgctgctcttcctgaggccccaagttctgttcccagcatcctcaaATGACACTCACAATCTCCTTTCGACTCGAGCTCCCCTCTGTGAGCTCCTCACTCCAACAGATGCAGACACAAACTTAAAGCAAGGCTGCGAACAGAGCCACCAGCTGGGCAGGATGCACAGGGTAGCTAACTTGGTGGAGGCGCGCCGGGGACGACAGACAGATTGCCCTACAGCGCCGAATTTCTTGGAGCCAAGAAAAGCAGGGAGGGCTGTTTGCAC
Proteins encoded in this window:
- the Dazap2 gene encoding DAZ-associated protein 2, whose translation is MNSKGQYPTQPTYPVQPPGNPVYPQTLHLPQAPPYTDAPPAYSELYRPSFVHPGAATVPTMSAAFPGASLYLPMAQSVAVGPLGSTIPMAYYPVGPIYPPGSAVLVEGGYDAGARFGTGATAGNIPPPPPGCPPNAAQLAVMQGANVLVTQRKGNFFMGGSDGGYTIW